A section of the Rubritalea squalenifaciens DSM 18772 genome encodes:
- a CDS encoding RtcB family protein yields the protein MITKQTLINAGWADTAELDSVHQHALDLINEKQITDEKYLLKLLKKKFPDTHGALTMRSSPAPLAIAVEADSKEAEKNLAKAISQMTELLKCPVVKAGALMPDACPSGNEAASFPVGGAIAVENAIIPAAHSSDICCSLHASFFHSSLPVQELMDHLSRSTRFGPGGRAPQDMVYHPVLDEAVWNNPFLRRLQDKAAVHIADQGDGNHFAFLGEMKCTPELLSTLQENGQSKLADNLSKYESMKVLVTHHGSRSLGATVYTRGLEAAVKHTRKFAKGIPEEAAWVSMNTREGQEYWDALQYLSRWTKANHETIHHLFLKSISSELIDSVGNEHNFVWREDDLYLHGKGATPAWSSSDEHPLLGLIPMSMSSPILLTLGANNQDYLSFSPHGAGRNLSRRGLLRRYERKRQGVDTERMKADIASATHSIDARWYLGLPDITETPLAYKDPAQIKAMMSKYGLANVIAEITPLGSIMAGRSPKFEKELTPKQLRQMQHRADRRKARQRNWQDEM from the coding sequence ATGATTACCAAACAAACACTCATCAATGCCGGTTGGGCGGACACAGCAGAACTCGATTCCGTTCACCAGCATGCTCTGGATCTGATCAACGAAAAGCAGATCACAGACGAAAAATACCTGCTAAAACTCCTGAAGAAGAAATTCCCGGATACTCATGGTGCTCTTACCATGAGAAGCTCCCCTGCGCCTCTCGCGATAGCCGTGGAGGCGGATTCCAAGGAGGCTGAGAAGAATTTGGCCAAAGCCATTTCCCAAATGACCGAGCTGCTCAAGTGTCCGGTCGTGAAAGCCGGTGCCCTCATGCCTGATGCATGCCCGTCAGGAAACGAAGCTGCTAGCTTTCCCGTGGGAGGAGCCATCGCTGTGGAGAACGCAATCATTCCGGCTGCGCATTCTTCGGATATCTGTTGTTCCCTGCATGCCAGCTTCTTCCATAGTTCTTTACCAGTACAAGAACTGATGGACCACCTCAGTCGGTCCACAAGGTTTGGTCCAGGTGGACGGGCTCCTCAGGACATGGTGTATCATCCTGTCTTGGATGAAGCGGTCTGGAACAATCCTTTCCTCAGAAGGCTTCAGGACAAGGCTGCCGTTCACATTGCAGATCAAGGAGATGGCAACCATTTTGCCTTTCTTGGTGAAATGAAATGCACACCCGAGTTGCTTTCGACACTTCAAGAGAATGGTCAGAGTAAACTGGCTGATAACCTCTCCAAGTATGAATCTATGAAAGTACTCGTGACTCATCATGGCTCCAGAAGCCTCGGAGCCACTGTATATACCCGAGGTCTGGAAGCTGCGGTGAAACACACAAGAAAGTTCGCGAAAGGCATCCCAGAAGAAGCCGCGTGGGTCTCCATGAATACGAGAGAGGGTCAAGAGTATTGGGATGCCCTCCAGTATCTATCAAGATGGACCAAGGCGAATCACGAGACCATTCATCACCTGTTTCTGAAAAGTATCAGTTCTGAGCTGATCGACTCTGTAGGTAATGAGCACAACTTCGTGTGGCGGGAAGATGATCTCTACCTCCATGGTAAAGGAGCCACCCCAGCTTGGTCCAGTAGTGATGAGCATCCCCTGCTCGGACTTATTCCCATGAGTATGTCCTCACCCATTTTGCTGACCTTGGGAGCCAATAATCAGGATTATCTATCCTTCTCACCTCACGGTGCTGGCAGAAACCTCTCTAGAAGAGGCCTACTGCGTAGGTATGAGAGGAAAAGGCAAGGCGTCGATACGGAGAGAATGAAAGCGGACATAGCATCAGCCACCCACAGCATCGATGCCCGGTGGTACCTCGGCTTGCCCGATATCACAGAGACACCCCTCGCCTACAAAGATCCGGCCCAGATCAAAGCCATGATGAGCAAGTATGGTCTGGCTAACGTCATTGCCGAAATCACGCCCCTGGGATCGATCATGGCTGGACGTTCACCAAAATTCGAAAAGGAACTCACCCCGAAACAGCTACGCCAAATGCAACATCGTGCCGACCGACGCAAAGCCCGACAACGCAACTGGCAGGACGAGATGTGA
- a CDS encoding Hsp20/alpha crystallin family protein yields MRTVSPFDQSFFNSINSILNDAFGEFNLTPVQEDYQIFSTPEGWSIRTDLPGFEKSELSLHFEDNALHLRAEKAPEAESKRPAVEHRFALGEEVDTQGISAKLENGVLEITLPRKEAENLSKQIEIL; encoded by the coding sequence ATGAGAACAGTATCACCATTCGATCAAAGCTTTTTCAATAGCATCAACAGCATCCTCAATGATGCCTTCGGAGAATTCAACCTGACTCCTGTGCAGGAAGATTACCAGATATTCTCCACTCCAGAGGGGTGGAGTATCCGCACCGATCTTCCAGGCTTCGAGAAGTCCGAGCTCTCCCTCCATTTCGAGGACAACGCGCTCCACCTCAGGGCGGAGAAAGCTCCAGAAGCTGAGAGCAAGCGCCCGGCTGTGGAGCATCGATTTGCCCTGGGCGAGGAAGTCGACACTCAGGGAATCTCCGCGAAGTTAGAAAACGGAGTTCTGGAAATCACCTTGCCACGTAAAGAAGCCGAGAACCTCAGCAAGCAAATCGAAATCCTTTAA
- a CDS encoding Hsp20/alpha crystallin family protein, with the protein MSNEEITNKQESVDTACSNTQCCELEKSHQSVPSITQRAQFHINENETGLALEVDLPGASKESVKITSENNQLSITAERNPSYPEDWQLLNDSARATQYRLKLNLSDKLNLAATKATFQNGVLLMEIPRREETLPREIDILN; encoded by the coding sequence ATGAGCAACGAAGAGATCACCAACAAGCAAGAGTCCGTGGATACTGCATGCAGCAACACTCAGTGCTGTGAGCTTGAAAAAAGCCACCAGTCAGTACCGAGCATCACTCAACGCGCTCAGTTCCATATCAACGAGAATGAAACGGGACTGGCCCTTGAAGTGGATCTCCCCGGGGCCTCCAAGGAATCCGTGAAGATCACCTCTGAGAACAACCAGCTCAGTATCACTGCTGAGAGGAATCCATCCTACCCTGAGGACTGGCAGCTTCTTAACGACAGTGCTAGGGCTACCCAGTACAGACTGAAGCTCAATCTCAGTGACAAACTGAATCTCGCTGCCACCAAGGCAACCTTCCAAAATGGAGTCCTCCTTATGGAGATTCCCCGACGAGAAGAAACCTTGCCGCGCGAAATCGACATCCTGAACTAA
- a CDS encoding Hsp33 family molecular chaperone HslO — MEAVEEFTKIESIFVRHRNALLVRGQFTPIFTDYYLHLMDLKLRHKEDLDQKLKDLLALLTLHMTARPWAETIAWTVNLRAPRVNFFVTGGSTQENITGNLFTENIKEADRNILYSQTIVPSSEGRKSTVELDSNDPFEWLETYYTQSEQRPARAFQLKDENYAIIAAQPDCDYEWLESLNAEDVEKIMETEETKVLETRKFRFFCGCSVEKILPALAAYKNNKEALFHGDPAIEVSCPRCAAKYIVTPDML; from the coding sequence ATGGAAGCTGTAGAAGAATTTACCAAAATCGAATCCATTTTCGTACGCCACCGCAATGCGCTGCTGGTGCGTGGTCAGTTTACCCCAATTTTTACCGACTATTACCTGCACCTGATGGATCTGAAGCTACGTCACAAGGAAGACCTTGATCAAAAGCTCAAGGACCTCTTGGCTCTGCTGACCCTGCATATGACTGCTCGCCCATGGGCAGAGACCATTGCTTGGACGGTCAATCTGCGTGCTCCTCGCGTAAATTTCTTTGTCACCGGTGGCTCAACCCAGGAGAACATCACAGGCAACCTCTTCACCGAAAACATCAAGGAAGCCGACAGAAACATTCTCTATTCCCAGACCATCGTCCCTAGCTCAGAAGGCCGCAAATCCACTGTCGAGCTGGATAGCAATGACCCGTTCGAGTGGCTAGAAACCTACTACACTCAGAGTGAGCAGCGACCAGCCCGCGCATTCCAGCTTAAGGATGAAAACTACGCCATTATCGCAGCACAACCTGATTGTGATTACGAATGGCTGGAATCCCTCAATGCCGAAGATGTGGAAAAAATAATGGAAACCGAGGAAACCAAAGTACTGGAGACTCGCAAGTTCCGCTTCTTCTGCGGTTGTAGTGTAGAGAAAATCCTCCCAGCATTAGCCGCCTATAAAAACAACAAAGAAGCCCTCTTCCACGGAGATCCGGCTATCGAGGTAAGCTGCCCACGTTGTGCAGCCAAATACATCGTTACCCCAGACATGCTTTAA